The window TAAGGGACACCATAAATTATTGACAGTGGTAGCTTCCATGTGCCAATAAAAGATAATATGCTGGTTAATTATAATTGAAACAAATTATGGGAACGTGCCAATAAAAAAGAATTGTTTGGCTCTAATTAAAGGGTGCCATGTTGAACTAGAGAATACAGACATGTGGGGGGTGTTGATCAATTCTTATATTGAGCTAGAGGTATGTAATTTtattatcccgttgcaacgcacgggcacgtgTGCTAGTGTATACATAGAAAATACATCAATACATCCATTGCTTTCTTTCTCCTTTTCGACCTCGAGATTCTCAGAGTTCACACTAGACAAGAAAGACGACCACTAGGAAGAGTTCACACTAGGCAGCAGTGCGTTGTTGCAATTGCACCGGTCCATTCAATCAACGTCACCTTTGGTGACTGGGTCATGGTCTCTTCGCCCCACTCTGCTTTCCCAATATTCAGTGGCCTTTGGTGACTAGGTCATAGCCTCTTCGTCAACTGGCACCAACCAGACCCGAATGAACGGTACATGACCGTAGGCCAGACATCTCCAGTTCGGCAGTTCTCCACAAAGCATCCTCTGGAAGGTATTGCTCTTCTTCCAGCATGCATCACAcagccgtcctcctcctcctgacCATCATAAACGCCACTTCGTTCTTCACGGGTGATGCGCCACAACCCCCAAGCTTCCACGGTGGCAGTTGCATCGCCGCCGAGAGGACTGCCTTGCTCTCTTTCAAAGAGGGCATCACAAGCGACCCCGCCGGCCTCCTCGCCtcgtggcgcggccaggactgctgCCGGTGGAGAGGCGTCAACTGCAGCAACCAGACCGGTCACATCATCGGGCTTCGCCTCCGCACTCCAAGCCCGAACGTGTTCAAGGATCCATGTGACGGTAACAGTCTGCTCGGTGAAGTAAGCCACTCTTTGCTTTCCTTGGAGCATCTAGAGCACCTGGACCTCAGCATGAACTGCTTGTTTGGGCCAAACGGCAGCTTTCCAGAGTTCCTGGGCCAGATGAGGAACCTGAGATACCTCAACCTCACCGGCTTAACGATGTTTACCGGTAGGGTGCCTCCACAGCTTGGTAACCTGTCCAAGATGCAGTATCTGTCCATCGGCCAGGCTGGTAGTCGCTCTCAGATGTACTCTGATGACATCACCTGGTTAACAAACCTTCGTTTGCTACAGCACGTTAGCATCGGAGGGATAAATCTCTCGGGGATACATGACTGGCCTCATATGCTGAACATGATCCCGTCTCTAAGGGTTATCAGTCTTAGTGGTTGTTCGCTTCAGAGCACAAATCAATCGCTTCCGTACCTCAATCTCACAAGACTTGAAAAGCTTGATCTTTCCTGGAACACTTTTGACCACTCAATTGCAACTAGTTGGTTTTGGAAAGCCACAAGCCTCAAGTACCTCAATCTTCAGGCCAACAGATTATCCGGCCAATTTCCCGACGCACTAGGAAACATGACATCCCTTCAAGTCCTTGACGTGTCAACAAATTGGAACAAGTACTTGATGATGACAGGAAACCTGAAGAATCTTTGCAGTCTGAACATTCTAGACTTCAGCAATAATGAAATAAATGGAGATATAGCAGTCATGATGGGGGGTTTGCCAGAATGCGCATGGGAATCTTTGCAAGAGCTAGATTTCAGCTACAACAGTTTCACGGGAACATTGCCAAATTTGATAGGTACATTCAGCAGCTTGAGGAGACTTGAACTCTCCAATAACAACCTCACGGGGAGTGTACCACCAGGCATTGGGAATTTGACATGTTTAACTGCCCTTGACCTTTCGAACAACCGCTTCAGTGGAAGTGTACCCTCTGAAATTGGTTCCCTGATCAATCTATCTTCTTTGGATCTAAGCAACAACAACTTCAGTGGTATTGTGCCTTCTGAAATTGGTGCCCTTAGTGATCTGACTTCTTTGGTCCTAAGCAAGAACAACTTTAGTGGTGTGATCACGGAAACACATTTTGCAGGTCTAAAAGGTTTAAAGAACATAGACCTGTCTTCCAATAGTTTGAAGATTGAAGTAGATTCCGATTGGCTTCCTCCCTTCAGGCTGGAGTCTGCGCTGTTTTCATCTTGCCGAATGGGTCCTCTGTTTCCTGCCTGGCTTCAGTGGCAACAAGAAATTACTAAACTTGACATTTCCAGCACAGCTCTAGTGGACAAGATTCCTGATTGGTTTTGGTCTACATTTTCACGAGTCACATACCTCGACATGTCTGACAACCAAATTAGTGGAAACTTGCCAGCACATCTAGATGACATGGCGTTTGAAGAACTCTACCTCAGTTCAAACCGGCTTACAGGGCCAATACCACCGTTCCCAGGAAATATCACCGTGTTCGACATCTCCAACAATTCCTTTTCAGGAACACTGCCATCAAATCTTGAAGCTGTGGAACTGCAAACATTGCTCATGTATTCAAATCAAATTGGTGGTAGCATTCCAGAATCTATGTGTAAACTACAAATGCTGGGAGATCTAGATTTATCAAGCAATCTTTTGGAGGGTGGAATTCCTCAGTGCTTTGAGAACATATCCATATCATACCTACTATTAAGCAACAATAGTTTATCAGATACATTCCCAACATTTCTGCACAATGGAAAGAGTCTCGAGTTTCTTGATCTTGCATGGAATAAGTTCTATGGAAGGATACCAACATGGATAGGAGAGCTCAGAAGATTACGGTTTGTGCGACTAAGTCACAACACGTTTTCTGGGACTATTCCAGTTGAAATAACGGCTCTCAGTTATCTTCAATATTTGGATCTATCAGGAAATAACATATCCGGTGTTATACCTTTGCATCTGTCAAACCTAACAGGTATGACCCGGAAGGGCTTCATGCCTATATCTGGTACAGATATTGGTCCATCTGATTTGGGTTCAGTAACTGTAACAGGTCAATTTGGAGCGCTCTTGTCAATAATCACAAAAGGGCAAGAGCTTAGATATGGTGGCACCCTGGCATATTTTGTGAGCATTGATTTATCAGGCAACTCCTTGAGTGGTGAAATTCCCATGGATATCACTTCCCTTGATGCATTGATAAATCTCAATTTGTCATCAAACCACCTGAGTGGAAACATTCCTAGCAAGATTGGCGACCTACGGTCATTAGAGTCTCTTGACCTCTCTCAGAACAAGCTTTCCGGTGAAATCCCATCAAGCTTGTCAAGTTTGACATCTCTTAGCTATTTGAACATGTCTTATAATAGTTTGTCTGGAAGGGTACCATCAGGCCACCAACTTGACACCCTTAGTGCCGACAACCCAGCACTTATGTACATTGGAAACAACGGACTTTGTGGGCCTCCTCTTCAGAAGAATTGTTCAGGAAATGGTACGGTTTTTCATGGTCATCTTGGAAGCAGCAATCGGGAATTTGAGCCACTGACCTTCTATTTTGGTCTTGTGCTGGGACTTGTAGCGGGGCTCTGGAGTGTGTTTTGCACGTTCCTGTTCAAGAAGACATGGAGGATTGCTTATTTTCAACTCTTTGATGAGCTGTTTGACAGAATCTATGTATATGTGGTTGTGAAGTGGGCAAGCTTCACAAGGAAGACAGATGAAGAATAAGCAGATTTCTTGAAGGAGACAATGTCCGTGCCACAAGCAATAGAATGGGAGCTCCATATTAATCTGGCTGGGTGAGGAGGACACAGAATATGTGTTAAGTCGTGTGTCTTGTTTAGCTTTTTGTCTAAATAAAGATGTCTGTTGGATAATTCTTCTTATATATACATGTAAGACTTTTGCTATGCAGGACCCCAATCGCACAAGGACCTTTTGCTGAATAGTTTCCACAGGTTTTTCTGCTGTAATCAGGGAATTAATTTTTCTTTGTTGCGTGATAGATGTAGATTAAGGGGCAATATTCTTTGAACTAGTACAAAATCCTGCAAAACTGCAGGTCTGCACCATATATATACTCCTGTAAAACTTAACCATTTAAAAACTGCAGCCCTATATATCCCATATTGAACACTCCCAGACATATGGATATGCACTCTACACTACAGCAACAACTTATGAATCGATGCTACGCCTTCTATTTACGGGTGCCAATTATACAGGTGAGAGATTATTGCATGAACCCTTCCAGTTTCAAGACTTCTGATCAAGACATTACCTGGTTACGAATGAATGACGTTGTACAACGGACGCGCCCACCGTCAGGATTGGAGATGCCCTGCATCGGGCGCCCACCATCGTCTGATCGCAGGGTTACAGTGCGCGGGCGTCGTCCTCAGCTGCTCCTCCCGTTCGTATATTGGTGCGGCAGCCGAACTTCACCACACCGGTGAACAGCGGGCCAGGCATTCTGTCGAACAGTTGGCGGACGTGGCCACGCCGTTCCCCGCTCTGGTGACCACTGCATCTTAAGTGACCAACAAGGAAAAAGGGTGGTCCGCTGGTGGCGGTGGCCGCAGGCAGTGGTCGGCGGTGCGGAAGCGATAGCGATGGCCCGTCCGGCGAGCGGGGAGCCGTGGACGAGAGCACCGGAGGAGGCGCGACGGTGGGCAAGTCTGTCAGGGAACATTGCTCTGTTTTTTCCCCTCCTTCCGGCCTTTCTTAGTTTTCACATGATTTCAATTGGAAATTTGGCGCATAGCTTTGGGGGGGAATAAATGGTCAACCGATCTTATGTACTGATCTCCACTACTTTTATTTCTCTCGACATGCGTGAAAATATATATTTATATTCTACAAATATTTTATAACTATATTATAAATCATGTATATTTTCCCGCAATAAAAATTATATGTATTTTCAATTTTTATTATCTTATCGAAGTTTTAGATGACCAATTCTCATCAAAATATATTGCAACCCAGTGGCGCAGCTAGTGTTGAATGTGATGTCAAGCGCATCACAAAATCTGGGCTAGCTTCGCATTGTTTGTGTTTGACTATACTTATGCATGCATAAGTGTAGACAAACTACAATTAACACATGTCCCCACTTTTCCGGAGCACATCATAAAAGGAGATTTTCGCAGGAATCTTGGCCACCTAGGCCTTTTCACAAACTTCTGAATATCACCAAACTGTCTAGGAGGCAgaagcctccaagagtaataaactcacGGGCTCTCACTCGTACAAATTGATGCAGGGAGCTCAAACCAATGCAATGAaaggtcaagcaacaaatgctcaacTCACTCTCTTAATCTCACAAGATGCACTCTCGAAAGTAGGAGACTGAAGAAAGGGTATGCAATGGATAGAATCAATAAATGACTCCAAGATTCATCCACAAATCCTCCTTCACATATAGGGG is drawn from Triticum dicoccoides isolate Atlit2015 ecotype Zavitan chromosome 4A, WEW_v2.0, whole genome shotgun sequence and contains these coding sequences:
- the LOC119287965 gene encoding receptor-like protein EIX2; the encoded protein is MHHTAVLLLLTIINATSFFTGDAPQPPSFHGGSCIAAERTALLSFKEGITSDPAGLLASWRGQDCCRWRGVNCSNQTGHIIGLRLRTPSPNVFKDPCDGNSLLGEVSHSLLSLEHLEHLDLSMNCLFGPNGSFPEFLGQMRNLRYLNLTGLTMFTGRVPPQLGNLSKMQYLSIGQAGSRSQMYSDDITWLTNLRLLQHVSIGGINLSGIHDWPHMLNMIPSLRVISLSGCSLQSTNQSLPYLNLTRLEKLDLSWNTFDHSIATSWFWKATSLKYLNLQANRLSGQFPDALGNMTSLQVLDVSTNWNKYLMMTGNLKNLCSLNILDFSNNEINGDIAVMMGGLPECAWESLQELDFSYNSFTGTLPNLIGTFSSLRRLELSNNNLTGSVPPGIGNLTCLTALDLSNNRFSGSVPSEIGSLINLSSLDLSNNNFSGIVPSEIGALSDLTSLVLSKNNFSGVITETHFAGLKGLKNIDLSSNSLKIEVDSDWLPPFRLESALFSSCRMGPLFPAWLQWQQEITKLDISSTALVDKIPDWFWSTFSRVTYLDMSDNQISGNLPAHLDDMAFEELYLSSNRLTGPIPPFPGNITVFDISNNSFSGTLPSNLEAVELQTLLMYSNQIGGSIPESMCKLQMLGDLDLSSNLLEGGIPQCFENISISYLLLSNNSLSDTFPTFLHNGKSLEFLDLAWNKFYGRIPTWIGELRRLRFVRLSHNTFSGTIPVEITALSYLQYLDLSGNNISGVIPLHLSNLTGMTRKGFMPISGTDIGPSDLGSVTVTGQFGALLSIITKGQELRYGGTLAYFVSIDLSGNSLSGEIPMDITSLDALINLNLSSNHLSGNIPSKIGDLRSLESLDLSQNKLSGEIPSSLSSLTSLSYLNMSYNSLSGRVPSGHQLDTLSADNPALMYIGNNGLCGPPLQKNCSGNGTVFHGHLGSSNREFEPLTFYFGLVLGLVAGLWSVFCTFLFKKTWRIAYFQLFDELFDRIYVYVVVKWASFTRKTDEE